The following are encoded in a window of Cryobacterium sp. CG_9.6 genomic DNA:
- a CDS encoding MFS transporter yields the protein MSLGRGFRQLWAGNAAGNLSDGLIFVAIPLLATSLTTDPILIAGLAAMYSAVRLLVVVPVGVYVDRFDRRTILWITNFSRASLLIIMAVVFAIGCGSVPLLYVVLAGVGILETAADNASLSILPSVVPASKLDQANSRISAAQLLADEFVGPPLGGFLFALGVAVPVLAAGGLYAAAGFFFLALPRPGVVTGLASPRRSVFSEAVDGARWLHGHRLLSGLAVVGGLASVAYMMPFSVLVLFAQQTLGLGPLGYGLILAVSALGGLVGSIITAPLRLRVGYGRTIVGSLCLGAASMFSLAFVRIPWLAAALLAAYILHSVVWAICVSSLRQRLVPEHLRGRVNASSKVFGLIGLTVGAALGGVLASSLSLSMPFLASGALFICCGAIVWWLFRSELQSGSDRDVALETARNE from the coding sequence GTGTCGTTAGGTAGAGGGTTCAGGCAGCTTTGGGCGGGAAACGCTGCCGGTAACCTGAGCGACGGCTTGATTTTCGTGGCGATACCGCTGCTGGCAACATCATTGACAACGGATCCCATTCTCATCGCCGGCCTCGCCGCCATGTATTCGGCGGTGCGGTTGCTCGTGGTGGTCCCGGTCGGGGTCTATGTCGACCGTTTCGATCGTCGCACGATCCTGTGGATCACGAATTTCAGCCGGGCGTCGCTCTTGATCATCATGGCGGTCGTGTTCGCAATCGGTTGTGGCTCCGTTCCGCTCCTGTATGTAGTCCTCGCGGGCGTCGGAATCTTGGAGACCGCCGCGGACAACGCGTCGCTATCGATCCTGCCGTCGGTCGTTCCGGCTAGCAAACTGGACCAGGCGAACAGCCGTATCTCTGCGGCTCAACTCCTCGCCGATGAATTCGTAGGTCCGCCGCTGGGCGGATTCCTGTTTGCCCTCGGGGTGGCGGTTCCAGTCCTGGCCGCTGGCGGCCTCTATGCAGCAGCCGGGTTCTTCTTCCTCGCGCTCCCGCGTCCGGGTGTCGTCACCGGCCTTGCCTCGCCTCGCCGATCCGTGTTTAGTGAAGCCGTGGACGGTGCCCGCTGGCTTCACGGACACCGGTTGTTGAGCGGGCTGGCGGTAGTTGGCGGGCTCGCGAGTGTCGCGTACATGATGCCGTTTTCCGTTCTGGTGCTGTTCGCTCAGCAAACCCTGGGTCTTGGTCCGCTCGGGTATGGCCTGATTCTGGCCGTATCAGCTCTTGGTGGTCTTGTCGGCTCGATCATCACGGCTCCACTTCGTTTACGTGTGGGGTATGGACGGACGATCGTGGGGAGTCTGTGCCTCGGCGCTGCGTCTATGTTCTCGCTCGCCTTTGTTCGGATTCCGTGGCTGGCTGCGGCTCTCCTGGCCGCGTACATCCTGCACTCCGTTGTGTGGGCAATCTGCGTGAGTTCGCTTCGGCAGCGTCTCGTCCCTGAGCACCTCCGAGGGCGGGTCAACGCATCGTCCAAGGTGTTTGGCCTCATCGGTCTCACCGTGGGAGCAGCCCTCGGTGGGGTCCTCGCGTCGTCGCTGTCCTTGTCCATGCCGTTCCTGGCGAGCGGCGCCCTTTTCATCTGCTGTGGCGCAATCGTTTGGTGGCTGTTTCGATCTGAACTGCAATCAGGATCTGACCGGGACGTGGCACTGGAAACTGCGCGCAACGAGTAG
- a CDS encoding nucleotidyltransferase domain-containing protein, protein MTGLDAVTLRVVAKAGAELTGRQIARLAGTGTPANVRLSLLRLLDIGLVISVPAPHATMYSANRSHLLWPAVEIAMNARQELNRRVAAFADSSAPEGVTVVLYGSVARGDSTKMSDVDLLVVFSDEVALDDRDEFVTGLRDNVQLWTGNEAQIYDLTESSLTRQKDDGDPIVGSLASEGIVVFGNSMLGMRKAP, encoded by the coding sequence ATGACTGGCCTAGACGCCGTGACGCTCCGCGTCGTCGCCAAGGCCGGCGCCGAGCTCACTGGTCGACAGATCGCCCGTCTTGCGGGGACTGGGACGCCCGCTAACGTGCGATTGTCTCTTCTCCGGCTCCTCGACATCGGTCTGGTTATTTCGGTTCCAGCGCCCCATGCGACTATGTACTCTGCCAACAGGTCGCACCTACTCTGGCCAGCTGTTGAGATCGCGATGAACGCGCGCCAGGAGCTGAACAGGCGTGTTGCAGCATTCGCCGACTCGAGCGCACCTGAGGGTGTCACGGTTGTTCTCTACGGATCCGTGGCACGAGGTGACTCCACCAAGATGAGCGACGTCGACCTGCTCGTCGTCTTTTCCGATGAGGTCGCACTCGATGACCGGGACGAATTTGTCACTGGGCTCCGAGACAACGTGCAACTGTGGACTGGCAATGAGGCCCAGATCTATGACCTAACCGAATCGTCTCTGACTAGGCAGAAGGACGACGGAGACCCGATCGTCGGGAGCTTGGCTTCGGAGGGGATCGTTGTCTTTGGGAACAGCATGCTGGGAATGAGAAAGGCACCGTGA
- a CDS encoding RidA family protein → MPLAVTLIRSHELSDVVQYAYAATAPAEARLIFLAGACPLNRDGSTAGVGDYPAQARKAMENLRIALMAAGAQLDDVVSTRVLVASSKQSDLVDVWDVVRAAFGAHDAPSTLMGVTVLGYTDQLVEIEAVAAVID, encoded by the coding sequence CCCATGAACTTTCCGATGTCGTGCAGTATGCCTACGCCGCAACGGCTCCGGCGGAGGCTCGCTTAATCTTCCTGGCAGGAGCCTGCCCCTTGAACCGTGATGGCAGCACAGCTGGAGTGGGGGATTACCCAGCGCAGGCACGCAAAGCGATGGAGAATCTCCGGATAGCCCTAATGGCTGCAGGAGCTCAACTGGACGATGTCGTGAGTACTCGAGTTCTGGTGGCCTCTTCCAAGCAAAGTGACTTGGTTGACGTTTGGGATGTCGTTCGTGCGGCCTTCGGTGCACACGATGCACCGAGCACGCTCATGGGAGTGACCGTACTCGGATACACGGATCAGCTCGTCGAGATCGAAGCTGTCGCTGCCGTCATCGACTGA